In Alteromonas naphthalenivorans, one DNA window encodes the following:
- a CDS encoding substrate-binding domain-containing protein, producing the protein MLFLTCSPVALAQQAVVVANASVDTTSLTQSELRQIFTGHKQYWSNGEKIHVVVLEDVHTLHKAFCRENLQMFPYQLSRLWDQLTYSGQGVTPTRVSSQEALLKMVESTAGTIGYADIDKVKNEKIIEVREQ; encoded by the coding sequence ATGCTATTTTTAACTTGTAGTCCAGTTGCTCTCGCACAACAGGCCGTCGTGGTCGCTAATGCGTCGGTGGATACCACATCCCTGACTCAATCAGAATTACGCCAAATATTTACAGGCCACAAACAATACTGGAGCAACGGAGAAAAAATCCACGTTGTTGTTCTTGAGGATGTTCACACGCTGCACAAAGCATTTTGTCGTGAAAACTTACAAATGTTTCCTTACCAACTCTCTCGGCTTTGGGATCAACTTACGTATTCCGGTCAAGGTGTTACACCTACACGGGTATCATCCCAAGAAGCCCTTCTTAAAATGGTAGAGAGTACTGCAGGCACTATAGGGTATGCAGATATCGACAAAGTAAAAAATGAAAAAATTATTGAGGTGCGTGAACAATGA
- a CDS encoding CDP-glycerol glycerophosphotransferase family protein, which yields MPGKVLFDVQHLYYLPQYIPVARILLKAGILCEFVLHQELGLDALKQEVIEKEGFRFQFIANKAETLSLYSKSDADWIVFGNRPYFNADQKKHITARLALMLHGIGPKACYYDVSEFPFDVRFVEGESRLERLEEMYPNRHFINSGYAKLDPIFNETEQPIDLSTLGLDSKKPTVLYAPTFFPSSIECFPPHWPEMLSNVNIIVKPHFFSLTKPKYKSQKQRVEAWSCYDNVYLANAKDFDLLPFMQVSDIMLSDASSAIFEFASIDRPIVWCDFFHTRWNYSGLFSFRLKKRLDPDIALFNQLSHRASNAFQANMLIVECLKQPMELSANRQKITQEMVGITDGKCSDRIAEYLTTQ from the coding sequence ATGCCAGGTAAAGTCCTCTTTGATGTGCAACACCTTTACTACCTTCCGCAATACATACCCGTGGCTCGTATACTGTTAAAAGCGGGTATTTTATGTGAGTTCGTCTTACACCAAGAACTTGGTTTAGATGCTTTAAAACAAGAAGTGATAGAGAAAGAAGGTTTCCGATTTCAGTTTATTGCCAATAAAGCTGAAACGCTTTCTCTTTACAGTAAAAGTGACGCTGACTGGATTGTATTTGGAAATCGCCCCTATTTTAATGCTGACCAAAAAAAGCATATCACTGCTCGCCTTGCGCTTATGTTGCATGGCATCGGCCCTAAAGCATGTTATTACGATGTCTCTGAATTTCCCTTCGATGTCAGGTTTGTTGAAGGGGAAAGTCGCCTTGAACGATTAGAAGAAATGTACCCTAATAGACATTTTATAAATTCAGGCTATGCGAAACTCGACCCAATATTTAATGAAACTGAACAACCCATCGATTTGTCAACATTGGGGCTAGATTCAAAGAAGCCGACTGTGCTGTATGCGCCCACCTTTTTCCCTTCAAGTATCGAGTGTTTCCCACCACATTGGCCGGAAATGCTAAGCAACGTAAATATTATTGTTAAACCTCATTTCTTTAGCCTGACAAAACCTAAATACAAATCTCAAAAACAAAGGGTTGAAGCTTGGAGCTGTTATGACAATGTTTACCTAGCAAATGCAAAAGACTTTGACCTACTGCCATTCATGCAGGTCTCCGATATTATGCTTTCTGATGCATCATCCGCTATTTTTGAATTTGCTTCTATCGATCGCCCAATCGTATGGTGCGACTTTTTTCATACACGCTGGAATTACTCAGGACTATTCAGTTTCAGATTAAAGAAACGACTCGATCCAGATATCGCCTTGTTTAACCAGCTATCACATCGAGCTAGCAATGCTTTTCAAGCGAATATGTTAATAGTAGAGTGTTTAAAACAACCGATGGAATTAAGCGCAAATCGCCAAAAAATTACACAAGAAATGGTAGGCATCACTGATGGTAAATGCAGTGACCGCATAGCCGAATATCTTACAACCCAATAA
- a CDS encoding 3-deoxy-D-manno-octulosonic acid kinase → MAIIRRDLGAGHHFLYNDELMTEPSVDMFSHEFWLFQNKITGEAKGRGTTVFIDHDAQHWVLRHFKRGGLVGKLLSDQYFFLGVERSRPFEEFRLLTKMREHGLRVPVPVGARIHRRGFIYRGDLITQNIPASQDLHHMLTREPLSKDDWYAVGEALAKMHACQIYHHDANIRNIMMDNERNIWLIDFDRCHERRGHHWKKDNLSRLLRSLNKEKGLNTQFYWTQDDWQYCLAGYRSS, encoded by the coding sequence ATGGCGATAATACGACGAGACTTAGGTGCTGGGCATCACTTCTTATACAACGATGAACTCATGACTGAACCTAGCGTAGATATGTTCAGTCATGAATTTTGGCTATTCCAAAATAAAATTACCGGTGAGGCCAAAGGCCGTGGTACCACTGTTTTTATCGATCATGATGCTCAGCATTGGGTGCTACGACATTTTAAGCGTGGCGGATTGGTTGGGAAATTACTTAGTGATCAGTATTTTTTTCTTGGTGTAGAGCGTTCTCGTCCGTTTGAAGAGTTTCGCCTTTTGACTAAAATGCGAGAACATGGCCTACGCGTGCCTGTACCGGTTGGCGCCCGCATTCATCGCCGTGGTTTTATTTATCGTGGGGATCTTATTACCCAGAATATTCCGGCAAGCCAAGACTTGCATCACATGCTTACCCGAGAACCCTTATCAAAAGATGATTGGTATGCGGTGGGCGAAGCTTTGGCTAAAATGCATGCCTGCCAGATTTATCATCACGATGCGAACATCAGAAATATTATGATGGATAATGAGCGTAATATTTGGTTGATAGATTTTGATCGCTGTCATGAACGTCGCGGACACCATTGGAAGAAAGATAACCTGTCCCGTTTGTTACGCTCGTTGAATAAAGAAAAAGGCTTGAATACCCAGTTTTACTGGACTCAAGATGACTGGCAGTATTGTTTAGCGGGCTATAGAAGCAGCTGA
- a CDS encoding YjbH domain-containing protein: protein MSAFPYKKTSLALIISASACPALADTDNIDTEFRVTPSQMVQGGNGLIQTPTARMREEGGLAVNYTDNGEYRFWSVNLQLFDWMEATARYTDVRTQFYSNVESFSGDQTLKDKGLDVKFRLWKEGYYTPDISVGFRDFGGTGFFESEYINASKSFGPFDVHLGLGWGYLGTADDITNPLCEFRDSYCDRPTGFSGRGGKVDYDQFFKGTTAFFGGIEYQTPWEPLTLKLEFEGNDYSLDRAGELEQDSRWNVGAVYRWKDFDFSMNYQRGNTFGFGVTYRFNMNTISQVKYDKPPKTLMARQAPDTIDKVDKSRLYNTLVQSGGFALSDVNIDEDKAVFYGTQFVYRDQDEAIERVGRIIASELPDSVTDYHIVENSGGQPMVDTTIDAEQFITAARYESIDSDITQSYVRTTPSKEVMDAYEPTNTHGLFYGANFFWTQSFGNPEDFYLYQTGLILNAGYALNNKLSVMGSARVTLLDNFDKFNFLVDNEETVLPRVRTRVREYVSENPIGLDTAFIHYKDNISENVFGQVYAGYLETMFAGVGGEVLYRPVDSRLAYGIDINYVKQRDPYNQLSTLDYDAITGHASVYWQPEMLKGTQLTVSAGQFLAKDKGVNIDFAKRFDSGIVVGAYAAFTDVSSEEYGEGSFTKGFYISIPSDLFLLQPSKGRGTFPWVPISRDGGQMLGRPVRLIDSTAVRSPFYD, encoded by the coding sequence ATGAGCGCTTTTCCTTATAAGAAAACATCTTTAGCACTCATCATTAGTGCATCAGCCTGTCCCGCCCTGGCTGATACAGATAACATCGACACCGAGTTTCGGGTTACTCCTTCGCAAATGGTGCAAGGCGGTAACGGGCTTATTCAAACCCCTACAGCGCGTATGCGTGAAGAAGGGGGATTAGCTGTAAATTATACCGATAACGGTGAATACCGTTTTTGGTCAGTCAATTTGCAATTATTCGATTGGATGGAAGCGACTGCTCGCTATACCGACGTACGTACACAATTTTATAGCAATGTTGAATCGTTCAGTGGCGACCAAACCCTTAAAGATAAAGGCTTAGATGTAAAATTTAGGTTGTGGAAAGAAGGCTACTACACGCCAGATATTTCGGTTGGTTTTCGCGACTTTGGCGGTACAGGTTTCTTTGAAAGTGAATATATTAACGCCAGTAAATCATTTGGGCCTTTTGATGTTCATTTAGGGTTAGGTTGGGGCTACTTAGGTACGGCAGACGATATCACTAACCCACTTTGTGAGTTTAGAGACAGTTACTGTGATCGACCGACAGGGTTTTCTGGTCGCGGCGGAAAGGTTGATTACGACCAGTTCTTCAAGGGAACAACGGCCTTTTTTGGTGGCATCGAGTATCAAACACCTTGGGAGCCATTAACCCTTAAACTTGAGTTTGAAGGTAACGATTATTCGTTAGATAGGGCTGGAGAATTAGAGCAAGATTCTCGTTGGAATGTGGGGGCGGTATATCGCTGGAAAGACTTTGATTTCAGTATGAATTATCAGCGCGGAAACACGTTTGGTTTCGGTGTAACCTATCGCTTTAATATGAACACCATAAGCCAAGTTAAGTACGATAAACCACCCAAAACCTTAATGGCTAGGCAAGCGCCTGATACTATTGATAAAGTGGATAAATCAAGATTGTATAATACACTTGTGCAGTCAGGTGGCTTTGCATTGTCCGACGTTAATATTGATGAAGACAAAGCTGTATTTTATGGAACACAGTTTGTTTACCGTGATCAGGATGAAGCAATTGAACGGGTAGGACGCATTATTGCATCAGAACTTCCTGATTCAGTGACTGACTATCACATTGTTGAAAATAGCGGTGGTCAGCCAATGGTTGATACCACAATAGATGCTGAACAGTTTATTACGGCAGCACGCTATGAGTCGATAGATTCGGACATCACCCAGTCTTATGTAAGAACCACACCTTCTAAAGAGGTAATGGATGCTTATGAGCCCACGAATACCCACGGGCTGTTTTATGGTGCTAACTTCTTCTGGACACAATCATTCGGTAACCCTGAAGACTTCTATTTATATCAAACAGGTTTAATTTTGAATGCAGGTTATGCCCTTAATAACAAACTATCTGTTATGGGCAGTGCGCGGGTTACCCTATTAGACAACTTTGATAAATTTAACTTTCTGGTTGATAACGAAGAAACCGTATTACCACGTGTAAGAACACGAGTAAGGGAGTACGTATCAGAAAATCCCATAGGGCTAGACACGGCCTTTATTCACTATAAAGATAATATCAGTGAGAACGTATTTGGGCAGGTGTACGCGGGTTATCTAGAAACTATGTTTGCTGGTGTCGGTGGTGAGGTTTTATACCGTCCTGTCGATAGCAGATTGGCATATGGAATAGACATTAACTATGTAAAACAGCGTGATCCTTATAATCAATTGTCGACTTTAGATTACGATGCTATCACCGGCCATGCCAGTGTTTATTGGCAACCTGAAATGCTTAAAGGTACGCAATTAACGGTCAGTGCTGGACAATTTTTGGCAAAAGACAAAGGCGTTAATATCGATTTCGCAAAACGTTTCGATAGTGGAATTGTTGTAGGTGCGTATGCGGCTTTCACCGATGTCTCATCTGAAGAATATGGAGAAGGTAGCTTTACCAAAGGCTTCTATATCTCAATTCCTTCAGACTTGTTCTTACTGCAACCTTCGAAGGGGAGAGGAACATTCCCCTGGGTGCCGATTTCTCGAGATGGCGGACAAATGTTAGGGCGGCCAGTGCGTCTTATCGATTCCACTGCAGTACGCTCACCGTTTTACGACTAA
- the rpmG gene encoding 50S ribosomal protein L33: protein MRDKIKLVSSAGTGFFYTTDKNKRNMPGKMEIKKFDPVVRKHVMFKEAKIK, encoded by the coding sequence ATGCGTGATAAAATTAAATTAGTTTCTTCAGCAGGTACAGGTTTCTTCTACACCACTGATAAGAACAAACGTAACATGCCTGGTAAAATGGAGATCAAAAAATTTGATCCTGTTGTACGTAAGCACGTTATGTTCAAAGAGGCCAAAATCAAGTAA
- the mutM gene encoding bifunctional DNA-formamidopyrimidine glycosylase/DNA-(apurinic or apyrimidinic site) lyase, translated as MPELPEVEVSRLGVSPYLLNETIDNIIVRERRMRWPVPEDVALAIGQKVIAVKRRAKYLMIETEAGTLILHLGMSGKLRVIDASTPVAKHDHVDIVMATGKCLRFNDPRRFGAFLWQPPGEALKLLANLGPEPLTDDFDDRRLFTLSRGKKSTVKNFIMDNAVVVGVGNIYANEALFLAGIDPRREAGKVSSTRYKNLTQIIKQVLAKAIEQGGTTLKDFAQTDGNPGYFAQHLNVYGRKGEPCEVCKTEIQSKVIGQRNTFFCKQCQR; from the coding sequence ATGCCTGAGTTACCAGAAGTTGAAGTAAGCCGTTTAGGCGTTTCCCCCTATCTGTTAAACGAAACGATAGATAATATTATTGTACGCGAACGCAGAATGCGTTGGCCTGTTCCCGAGGATGTGGCGCTAGCTATCGGTCAAAAAGTGATAGCCGTTAAGCGTAGAGCAAAGTACCTCATGATCGAAACCGAAGCGGGCACGCTTATTTTGCATTTAGGTATGTCGGGTAAGTTGCGAGTTATTGATGCGTCTACACCTGTTGCGAAACACGATCATGTGGATATCGTGATGGCTACGGGGAAATGTTTACGTTTTAACGACCCTAGGCGTTTTGGGGCCTTCTTATGGCAACCACCTGGGGAAGCGTTGAAGTTACTTGCTAACCTTGGGCCAGAGCCATTAACTGACGATTTCGATGATAGGCGTTTGTTCACGCTCTCGAGAGGCAAAAAAAGTACAGTAAAAAACTTCATCATGGATAATGCTGTTGTGGTGGGCGTAGGGAATATTTATGCCAACGAAGCTTTATTTTTAGCGGGTATCGACCCAAGAAGAGAAGCAGGAAAAGTCAGCAGCACCCGCTATAAAAACCTTACGCAAATCATCAAGCAGGTTTTAGCAAAAGCGATAGAACAAGGCGGCACTACATTAAAAGATTTTGCGCAAACCGATGGTAACCCAGGCTACTTTGCACAGCATTTAAATGTGTATGGAAGAAAAGGGGAGCCGTGTGAGGTATGTAAAACAGAAATACAAAGTAAAGTGATTGGCCAGCGAAATACATTCTTTTGTAAACAGTGTCAGCGCTAG
- a CDS encoding glycosyltransferase family 9 protein, which produces MRLSAIGDVCHAAAMVTRIQTHWPDAELTWVIGKVEYQLVKLMPNVRFIIFDKKQGKAAVESLKNAVKGETFDALLMMQVALRANLASRVIKAKRRIGFDWARSKELHWLFANERVAPRQYSHVLDGFMDFADALGVPKVDTPSWNIPVSEEDERWGRKQAEALGDYVVIAPAASKAERNWLPERYAETADYLSQQGKSVILVGGPGELDKTTANAISAYKPSIKADFTGKTSLHQLLVLLKHASLVLAPDTGPAHMATTVGTPVIGLYAHSNPIRTGPYNSIDNTVSVYDACIEKQKGKKWEQLPWGIRAKGDNLMKGVTTDAVFSKIKAVL; this is translated from the coding sequence ATGCGTCTATCTGCTATTGGTGATGTCTGCCATGCAGCCGCTATGGTAACACGTATTCAAACCCATTGGCCGGACGCTGAGTTAACTTGGGTCATTGGCAAGGTAGAGTATCAGCTGGTTAAGCTAATGCCGAATGTGCGCTTTATCATTTTTGATAAAAAACAAGGCAAAGCCGCCGTTGAGAGCTTAAAAAATGCAGTGAAAGGTGAAACCTTCGACGCACTGCTTATGATGCAAGTTGCCCTGCGCGCGAACCTAGCCTCTAGAGTTATAAAGGCGAAGCGCAGAATTGGCTTCGACTGGGCCAGAAGCAAAGAGCTGCACTGGTTATTCGCTAACGAGCGAGTCGCGCCACGTCAATACTCTCACGTGCTTGATGGCTTTATGGATTTTGCCGATGCGCTAGGTGTACCAAAAGTCGATACGCCATCATGGAATATTCCTGTTAGCGAAGAAGATGAGCGTTGGGGTAGAAAGCAAGCCGAGGCATTAGGCGACTATGTTGTAATTGCGCCTGCTGCCAGCAAGGCAGAACGTAACTGGCTTCCTGAAAGGTACGCTGAAACTGCTGACTACTTATCACAACAAGGTAAATCAGTCATATTAGTCGGGGGGCCTGGTGAGCTCGATAAAACCACTGCCAATGCTATTTCAGCGTATAAGCCAAGTATAAAAGCAGACTTTACTGGCAAAACCAGTCTTCACCAATTATTGGTATTGCTAAAGCACGCGAGTTTAGTGCTTGCACCCGATACCGGTCCTGCTCACATGGCTACTACCGTAGGCACACCCGTTATTGGATTATATGCGCATTCGAACCCTATTCGCACGGGGCCGTATAACAGTATAGATAACACGGTTTCTGTGTACGATGCGTGTATTGAAAAGCAAAAAGGAAAAAAGTGGGAACAATTACCTTGGGGAATTCGCGCGAAGGGCGATAACTTGATGAAAGGTGTTACCACTGATGCGGTTTTTTCAAAAATTAAAGCAGTGCTTTAA
- a CDS encoding EAL domain-containing protein has translation MKVEMSFTTKTIIMLMAMVLTVTVVISMVLIRESDSSLVFQQQEEQLKNQRRLQLFEDILHNRMVLWVDMFSHIEMSEHQDVDYFYENLQRNQEYLMLNFHVEQLYLFDQDGVVGEQPTPISDFVLKLVRSTQQSLSSRALIRCEDACTHYLSVPIMTDDEVVPVVILSASLRELLSLFNRSTDAHKVVMVQNKQGDESDPTLTLSSQLSQSNQDYLTELIAAFPKGWSVEKLVVKGLRVSFQGKELSVSLLPFPHSLTEQPYLMVVQDITALVHQKEQYEILVIISAIVLFIVFSLLLRLFLNQYRLRLLGISEGLPMLADHKFIEYRKLVGKKQHASLWRLNDELDVVEDAANALAKQLEDFDGQMAVNTAKLEKMAMFDVLTGLPNRNMLTFQIENQLAHSARDDRLVALMFMDLDDFKKVNDSYGHDVGDKLLKAAAMRISRPIRETDIASRFGGDEFVVLLSSIENKEQVEHVAKKIIEEFDQPIEAGGMQFYVSISIGVAVSRHARATPVELLRHADIAMYEAKSKKGAGYRVYDATMNLKVMKKVELEAEARVALRESQFSLALQPQIDLRTNELIGFEALLRWYHPVKGTISPAEFIPSLENTSFMLELDYWVIAKATYLIRELNANGYPNVKLAINLSAGQFLDPSLPDFLQQQIIRNDISPSQVCLELTETVLVTDIERATSIMRTIRDMGCTLAIDDFGTGYSSLSYLKSLPADFIKIDRSFVANIVENADDRNIVHSTIAMVRKMGLIVVAEGIETAEQFEMLCHFDCQMGQGYLISRPIPEPDIWTTLSKNVHMGIWDSTRSNE, from the coding sequence ATGAAAGTGGAGATGTCCTTTACCACTAAAACCATCATTATGTTGATGGCGATGGTGTTAACCGTCACGGTGGTTATTTCCATGGTGCTGATTCGAGAGTCTGATTCAAGCCTGGTTTTTCAGCAGCAAGAAGAGCAACTTAAAAACCAACGTCGATTGCAGCTTTTCGAGGATATTCTGCATAACCGTATGGTGTTGTGGGTAGACATGTTTAGCCACATAGAAATGTCGGAGCATCAAGATGTAGATTACTTCTATGAAAACCTTCAGCGAAATCAAGAATACCTGATGCTGAACTTTCATGTGGAGCAGTTGTATCTGTTTGACCAAGATGGCGTAGTGGGAGAGCAGCCAACCCCCATCAGTGATTTTGTTCTAAAATTGGTGCGTAGCACGCAGCAGTCTCTTAGCAGTAGAGCGTTAATTCGCTGTGAGGATGCGTGCACACATTATTTATCAGTGCCCATTATGACCGATGACGAGGTGGTTCCTGTCGTTATCTTGTCTGCTTCATTGCGTGAACTTTTGTCTTTGTTTAACCGCTCTACCGACGCTCATAAGGTCGTGATGGTTCAGAATAAGCAAGGCGATGAAAGCGACCCTACCTTAACGCTGTCCAGCCAGCTTTCACAATCTAACCAAGATTATTTAACCGAGCTCATTGCCGCCTTTCCCAAAGGCTGGAGTGTAGAAAAGCTGGTGGTTAAAGGGCTTCGAGTTTCGTTTCAGGGAAAAGAGCTGTCGGTAAGTTTGTTGCCCTTCCCCCACAGCCTCACAGAGCAACCTTACCTCATGGTTGTGCAAGATATTACTGCATTAGTACATCAAAAAGAGCAGTACGAAATACTGGTGATCATCAGTGCGATTGTGCTGTTTATCGTGTTCTCATTGCTTCTAAGGCTCTTTCTTAATCAATACCGCTTGAGGCTATTAGGTATCAGTGAAGGTTTGCCTATGCTTGCCGACCACAAATTTATTGAATACCGCAAACTGGTTGGAAAAAAGCAGCACGCTTCGCTTTGGCGATTGAACGATGAACTAGATGTGGTAGAAGATGCCGCTAATGCATTGGCAAAACAGTTAGAAGACTTCGATGGCCAAATGGCGGTGAACACTGCCAAACTTGAAAAAATGGCTATGTTTGATGTGCTTACCGGCCTACCAAATCGGAACATGCTGACCTTTCAGATTGAAAACCAACTTGCCCACTCAGCGCGAGACGATAGATTGGTTGCACTAATGTTCATGGACTTAGACGACTTTAAAAAAGTTAACGACAGCTATGGTCATGACGTGGGGGATAAGCTTTTAAAAGCCGCGGCTATGCGGATATCGCGGCCTATTAGAGAAACTGATATTGCTTCACGATTTGGTGGTGATGAGTTCGTTGTATTGTTATCTAGCATCGAAAACAAAGAACAAGTGGAACACGTTGCGAAGAAAATCATTGAAGAGTTTGACCAGCCGATTGAAGCGGGTGGCATGCAATTTTACGTCTCTATTAGTATAGGTGTGGCCGTGAGCCGCCATGCCAGAGCTACGCCAGTGGAATTGTTACGGCATGCTGATATTGCTATGTATGAGGCAAAATCGAAAAAAGGGGCGGGCTATAGAGTTTACGATGCCACCATGAACTTGAAGGTAATGAAAAAGGTTGAGCTTGAAGCCGAAGCGCGGGTGGCGCTAAGAGAAAGTCAGTTCAGTTTGGCCTTGCAGCCTCAAATCGACTTGCGAACCAATGAATTAATAGGCTTCGAAGCACTACTTCGCTGGTATCACCCTGTTAAGGGGACCATATCACCGGCAGAGTTTATTCCTTCACTTGAAAACACCTCTTTCATGCTAGAGCTAGATTATTGGGTAATAGCCAAGGCCACCTACCTTATTAGAGAACTGAACGCGAATGGTTACCCTAATGTGAAGTTAGCGATTAACCTGTCTGCTGGGCAGTTTCTTGACCCCAGTCTTCCTGATTTTTTGCAGCAGCAAATTATTCGCAATGATATTTCACCATCCCAAGTGTGTTTGGAATTAACGGAAACCGTATTGGTCACCGACATTGAACGTGCAACCTCAATTATGCGTACTATTAGAGACATGGGGTGTACTTTGGCCATTGATGACTTTGGAACGGGCTACTCGTCACTCAGTTACTTAAAATCACTGCCCGCTGACTTTATAAAAATCGACCGTTCTTTTGTAGCCAATATCGTCGAGAATGCCGATGATAGAAACATCGTGCATTCAACCATTGCCATGGTGCGAAAAATGGGGTTAATTGTGGTAGCTGAAGGCATTGAAACAGCAGAGCAGTTTGAAATGCTATGTCACTTTGATTGTCAGATGGGGCAGGGGTATTTAATTAGTCGACCCATTCCAGAGCCAGACATTTGGACCACCCTAAGCAAGAACGTACACATGGGCATATGGGACAGTACGCGGTCTAACGAATAG
- the rpmB gene encoding 50S ribosomal protein L28: MSRVCQVTGKRPTVGNNRSHARNATRRRFLPNLHSHRFWVESENRFVKLRLSAKGMRIIDKNGIDSVLTDIRARGEKI, encoded by the coding sequence ATGTCAAGAGTATGTCAAGTAACAGGTAAGCGCCCTACGGTTGGTAATAACCGTTCGCACGCAAGAAACGCGACTCGTCGTCGTTTTTTACCAAACCTTCACTCTCACCGTTTTTGGGTTGAGAGCGAAAACCGTTTCGTTAAGTTACGTTTATCTGCTAAAGGTATGCGTATCATCGATAAAAATGGTATCGATTCAGTACTAACTGACATCCGTGCCCGTGGTGAGAAAATCTAA
- the coaD gene encoding pantetheine-phosphate adenylyltransferase, whose protein sequence is MHTRALYPGTFDPITNGHADLIERASQLFSHVIVGIAANPNKQPLFTLDERVEMIRKVTADLPNVEVVGFTGLLADFADEQQATILIRGLRAVSDFEYEFQLANMNRRLNPKLESVFLTPAEENSFISSTLVKEVALHRGKVGGFCHPVVDQALQDRLRRED, encoded by the coding sequence ATGCATACACGAGCACTTTATCCAGGCACTTTCGACCCCATTACCAATGGGCACGCAGACCTGATAGAAAGGGCATCACAGCTTTTCTCTCATGTAATAGTTGGTATTGCCGCGAACCCCAACAAGCAACCCTTATTCACCCTTGATGAGAGAGTGGAAATGATTCGCAAGGTCACCGCCGATTTACCGAATGTAGAAGTGGTGGGTTTCACGGGCCTACTTGCAGATTTTGCCGACGAACAACAAGCCACCATTCTTATTCGCGGATTACGTGCGGTATCTGACTTCGAATATGAATTTCAGCTAGCCAACATGAATCGCCGTTTGAATCCAAAATTAGAAAGTGTGTTTTTGACACCAGCAGAAGAAAACTCTTTTATATCATCTACATTAGTAAAAGAAGTTGCACTGCATCGAGGTAAGGTAGGTGGTTTTTGCCATCCGGTGGTCGATCAAGCATTGCAAGATAGACTGCGCCGAGAAGACTAA
- a CDS encoding adenylyltransferase/cytidyltransferase family protein → MRRVITFGTFDVLHIGHIRILKRARAEGDVLIVGLSSDELNLSKKGRNPIYPYHSREELLASLRFVDKIFTEESLEKKRDYIIQHKADVLVMGDDWYGKFDEFKDICDVVYLPRTPSISTTEIIEIIKESSE, encoded by the coding sequence TTGAGACGCGTTATAACCTTCGGTACATTTGATGTACTGCACATTGGTCACATAAGAATACTTAAACGTGCTCGCGCAGAAGGCGACGTTCTTATAGTGGGTCTTTCTTCAGATGAGCTCAATTTGAGTAAAAAAGGGCGAAATCCTATTTATCCCTATCACAGTAGGGAGGAATTACTTGCATCCTTGCGCTTTGTCGACAAAATTTTTACGGAAGAATCTTTAGAAAAGAAACGTGATTATATTATTCAACACAAAGCGGATGTGCTGGTTATGGGTGATGACTGGTACGGTAAATTTGATGAGTTTAAGGATATATGCGACGTGGTTTACCTGCCTCGAACGCCTTCTATTTCAACCACTGAAATTATTGAAATAATAAAAGAAAGCAGCGAGTAA